In the genome of Chrysoperla carnea chromosome 5, inChrCarn1.1, whole genome shotgun sequence, the window GGCATTAAAAATGAGTCCtcttctattaaaaatatacttttgtttaaattcagaaaaattataGTTTCGCCCGAACATTTTGGATAGACATTTCCTACTCAGACAAAATACATATCGGActttaaatttggtaaaattaaaattttaggagTATCAATCAAAAAGCAAAAACACTAAATATTAGTACCAACTGTAATAAACTTTTTCATACACAAATTAATAGATAAAAACCAGTTTCCAGTTTTGCGTAAATCATTTAGTCTATAACATTTATGTAATCTAGTCTCAAATGGCGCCCAGATGATCTCCAGTTTATAAAGGACGTGgtaacaagttaaatttacaaaattataaataccacCGATAAATACGGTTTTTCTCGAGTAAGTTTCtcaagaatgaatcgattttcttgaaaaaaaaactaagaataagcttcattaaattatctttctaaaaaaaaaaaattggtccatccgtttaggagctacaatgccacagatagacacacacacataacggtcaaacttataacaagtCTCTTTTtgcgtcgggggttaaaaagatatgatttcaaactttttttacgcTATAggtgttaattatatttaaaacatttccatggataaattttttttatgtaggtgctcataaaatcacttaattagtctatttcaaaaagtgatattgtaaatgagcaacatagatcaagaCAACAAGAATAGGggtaaaaatgagaaaaagacATTGTGTGTATAACTTAAACATTATTTTGGTTACAGCTGATCTAAATAACAATTACAAAtggaatatagaaaataaaatgttaacagaatttttaaaaatggaaaaaaaagtaGTATCGAAGAAAAGTGTGATGCCAGCTGAACTATCTCGAACATCATATTCATATGTATCGTAATAAAACATAACTAAAGAACTAAACTGAGTATTGAGTTGAAATGCCCTTGGCATCCCTGCCAAAGCATTGTGAAGCAAACCTTCTTATAACAAGTGTGCACTCAGGTTATTGATGTTTGAATTTCTATTTTGCAagtatactttattaaaaatgtttcaagtatTTGATAGTTCAGTGTggtgttttgttaaaatataatttaaatatttcattaacgaAAGCTATAAAGTGATTACGTAAATAGTGTGGAATGGGGTACAGTATTGATTGGATAGTGCCCCATTTGCGTAAGCCATCAACGAAACTATGGGATATAGCTAGCTCATTTACATTTGTATGTGTGggaatatttactaaaattgtgATAGGTTAGTATtgcttactttttatttttataattatgaaatattttgccattttaaaaatgacaaGAGCAGGGGTTCCTATTACAGAATGGCTGAATCgtacaaaaatatacaacagaCATATTATTGACAATGCTTTGGACCGTCCACCAAATGTTCCTTTAATCACAATATCAAATCATCATTCATGTTTCGACGATCCTGGTCTTTGgggtacattaaaaattaagcaTTTATTTAGTCGTAAAACGATGCGATGGTCGTTAGCAGCGCATGATATATGTTTTACGAACACATGGCattcgtatttttttatgttaggcAAATGCATACCAGTTGTAAGAGGAGATGGAGTTTATCAACAAGCAGTTGATTTATGTATTGAACGAGTGAAAAAAGGTGACTGGTTACATGTATTTCCTGAAGGTAAAGTTAATATGACCAAAGAAACAATGCGATTTAAATGGGGTATTGGAAGAATAATATATGAATCAGAAGTACCCCCAATAATAGTACCAATTTGGCATGAAGGTATGGATCAAGTGCTTCCAAATGAACCTCCATATGTTTTACGATTAGGAAAAAagttaacatttaattttggtaAACCATTGGATTTAACACATTTGGTTAAAGAATTACGAGCAAGAAATGCACCTGATGTTGAAGCACGAAAAACTATCACTGATTATATTCAAGATGaaatgatgaaattaaaatatgaaacattAAAACTACACAAGGATTTCGTTGAAGCATCTTgacagtaaatttaattttggtttatGATAGTCGAAACGATTTGCTTCCAGTTGCACGTGTTTTTTCCAAGCCGCTTTTCTAAGTCGATCCATCATTAATACattcaaaataagtttaatcgatTTTCAAGTCAACTTTTTATTGATATCCAAAtgcgtttaaaaatattttattctaatttttttccacaaagTGTTTGAtgtatggttttaaaaaaaagacattttgtttttgtgtgccgtctagttatttattttataattatcgaGTGGAGTTTttgaattagaaaaatattttgtcatttttttgaatgatttattatttgtagttgttatttttattttattcttttattaaaatttaaaaaaaatagagaaaaaagggtaaaacataatttataaaaacttttatgtaatttgtagtaaaaatattgtttttgttaaatacaacgaattttatttattttttaaaattgtgtgtataaaaagttatcaatttttttgaaatattgtttgaGTTTAGAATCTGATGTTCACGTAAGTatctttaaagatattttatcaaaacattgcATACATTTACCTAAGTTTTCTCCACATATTGCTTAAGTTGTTACTAAGTAATtagcaaaatttgtaaaatagctTTTAGAACTGTAGAAATCTTCAATTTTctattgttttcatttgaaatttttgtttatttgaatcgatttttaaattgaGTTCTCGAATAGCAATAAGTGGAAGGAAATTTGCATAATAACTGTATGtatcgaacaaaatttaaatatctatggATTGAGTCTAAAAATGGGATGGTATTAATTAGGGCAACTTCAACGCgctaaacatttaaaaacattttcatgacCTACACTGAAACGCGCTGGTTTCACTGTATAACCTGGGAGTATTGGAAAATTGTGTTTATGTGAAAGTCTGTGATTAGAAATTCTCATTGATCAGAAACAAATGGTCACACAGAAATCATAGATCTCTGtttggtataaatattaaaatttttaagagctTTGCTCTTTTTTGTCGCGTCAAATTATCGAAATCGCCAAGTTGTCGCCAGAGTTTGCTCAATGGCCGTTTTTTTCTTGCTTTCAGATaggtaacaaatatttaaaatagaacacATTTTAGCGCCAAGTTGTTGATTTGGACAACTTGACGCCACAAAAAAACGCAGCTTAAATAATCAAAGAAGACAcacttattattaatatagaTCGCCAAATCAATACAACGAAAGTTGAATATTATCAGCTGATTGTATTTTATCAGTATAAATATAGTTGATATCACTTGATAATAAAACCAGagctatttattaaataaaataacgttgTATATTTGAAACATTCATGAATTAgaatacaagttttttattaaattatttttggcgacgttattttttacattagaaCTGTCAGTCTATATTTAACATATGTCTGTGTGTTAATTATAATTCaggcaaatttaaataaaatgaaaatatgatttattattgatatctaaaaattataaatggtaaatttatacaatttgggttctaaatttaaaacatttaattttcacaacttttacGAGAATTATAAAGCAAAGCAATTTGAATCAAGACACAAAACTTGTGTTAAAATTGATATCAAAATGAGACTAAATTCTAAAGGCATggtgataattttttctttgttaaggCTGGGTCACACTGCTATCAAGTTGTCTCATACTCTCGATAAGCATTATGTGATCATCCTTTTATTTGCTAAAATTCGGTTTTATaccttttttctaaatttaaatgtatttttaaaaaacataccggccaaaatattttttattgtgattAATTTTTGGCACATTTTGATATCCAATTTATTTTGCTGTTTTTGTAGgcctatttttaattcaaagattttttaaatgtacaatgtaaatttttatatttaaataagtttacgAGAACGAactaatgtaaaattttgaagtaaatcTTTGAATTTGTctgcatataaatattttgaatttgtttaaaatcaattaaagtgaaattttaaattatactctTTACTAAAGATGTTAATCAGCGTGGTCATATATCTAAAATTTGTCGGCAATTGGCATAATAATCACCTTGACACAatagtacattttataaaattaaaaatcttattgagaaatccataaaaattttctttttttacttcaattttcCTCTAGTACCTATGTTGTTTAATTGAACTACATATATGTCTCATGGATGagcaatacaattttataaaaaaacaatttaacctTGATagttgtttttgtttcattgaCAAGTTTTGCtgataaattgctttaaaattttttaaaattatttattccaaaaatatctTATCAGTAAAATGAATAGATTtggcattgtatttcatttttttttaaattaaaattaatcggtttattaatattaaatcaaaaaaggtACCGAAAATATGTGCTTTTGTTTTAACTATATTAGTTAAATGTGTGTTTAATGACTTCCTATGAGTAAAAAAAGTTAACTAAATACATGACTTATTAAGATAGTAATCAAACTTGACGCATCACGTGGTTCGATGAACTATGACTGTTCTCCTTTCTGATGACGTAGTCCGGTAGTCATAGTTTATGAAGTATCTGTCTATACACTGAACCGAATAAGACCCGTGTGCAAGCCATACTTAACTCGTGGACATCATTGAGCcctcttttgaattttttggcttattgctCGTGTTAAATTTCTAAGTAAATAATCGCAAATAGCTTTACAAGAAATGATTTTAAGAGAATATGAAATATGACAATAAGTTGACCTTGTTTCTACCCAAAACCGATCGTCGCAATCAAATTTGCTTTGCccttatttaattataacacGATATAAAAGAGTAGTCAAATTTGTCAGAGGGATTGCCAAGTTaatttacgaagactaaaagggaaaaatacaaatttatatggGAAGGGCGCTATAGGGGGGCGCCAAGTTGATTTACGACTTAAGACTCTTATGGGCCTCATTTGTGGATTAATTCAGctcaatttatttgtaaaatttgtgtgGGAATAAACAAGTCTTTGGGAGGTAGGTAGGTATTAGTGACAGAGCATTAAGTATCCCTAGCTGTTGTTTCGAATCCAGAGCTATTTTATGAGACTTCAAAAACAATCGGGAATTTTTCAAGTGTTTTCATGATATCAATTCAATCGACACCAAAGTTGCATTTGCATGGCTACTAATAATTCTGAGAGGTGAAACTCACCAACTTTCTAAAATTGCTAGTTTATATCTGATCAGGTTTTGCATTTAACTTATTACtgcaaataaactaaaattaatgtcGAGACATTTTATTCGTAGCGAGATTTGATGCCTcgttcaattaaaactttttggGAGAGAGATTGGAACATGCGAGGTGGGTTATTCGAATATTTAGATACGGAACTGTtcctcattttaaaaataaattgccttACTAAAACAAAACccatttttttgtgattattcatagatttgaacaataaaaagtttaatttcggTGGATAACAACTTTAGTTTTATTACTTATGTGCATGTTtcattgttaatttaaaaatcacatGAGTTATTGACCTTGACAGTAACGtacatacttttattaattgtagAAGCATGTATTAGTAATTAGACAATAGTAAATGTAACTAACttccaatgaaattttttggcaAATAAAGGAAGCTTTCCCATTTAAGGCTAACAATGAAATATTCTCATACAGTTTGGGTAcactaaaatttcttttaaataacaaaaatattgattcaaaatttgtcaaaattaacgataaaaaacaattattttaatttaggaGAAGATGGGGCATAGTagcaagtttggaatcatttccatcactattaaccgaattgcgaatttagtatatttacggtcaatttaaaatgcaatcacaaaatacatattttatttatgcaaattgcatatttttaatttcatataaatcaatttagttcacaaaatttcctgacgctgtAACGAATCGAGTGCAGAAAATTGCATTCAAATctgtcttactgttcaaattttcgaacttcagtGCTTCGTTTTGGCGACTATTTGGTATAACTAAAGAGGTAATGGTTACGTACGGGATAGCACCTTTTGATGTTATTTTGGGCGTTAAGGTGTACAAGCCATTTTCGCAGAGTATCttgtaaaaatttctcaatGGCTGGCTGCTTATTGTGGAATTCGTCTTCTCTTAAACAATGAAGGTTATCAACCTTCGTATTTCCTCCATTTCTCAGTAAACATATCAGAGTTCCTATTGAgtaaattcatattttgtaatattgatGTGCACttgaaaaaagttgtttaatcaAATAACATGCTTACATGCAATTGGAATTTAATTCAAGTAAGGAAGCGTCTCCGTTGCCGGATTttgcaattaatatttttatacgggTTGATTCGGTAtggtctattttaaaataatacaaagagaaattcaaaatttgacaaaattaaattttaagaattttcattttacaatcacaggattatgaaaaatttgtgcAATTATAGATCAAAATCTCCTATGCAAATTGCAAAGTAAAATGCAACCTTATCAACAGTATTGAATATAGGAAGGTCTTCACAATGGTCATCATTTTTGGTCGAAtcgattttcaaatttcaactaCAGCTTGTAATATAATTGGGACTTATTCGTATATTAATACTATGCTTTCaacaatagggcttttcattttaaaatcacgattcacatttgtttcgtactaaatgatttataaccaatgtgataaaatgcataacaaatatcttctatcttagtcctacttattgctgtcagtacgaaaaaataaactctgcacttgcgcatatgacatgatgaaaaggtgtATTCAAACGTCAACCATTTTTGATCAAACCCACTTTCAACTACAATGTGTATCTTATTCGGACTTATTCATATATTTACTGTACTTTCAACAAATTCAGTCGCCATGTTTGGTCCTAATAGACCACTTTTTCACTAAAAACAATAATGCAGAAGAACTGTATATTAAATAGCAAACGCGAATCctttaaaaaatgatcaaataacaaacagtaaataacaaataaccactaaattattctttataggatttttaattttaataaaaacaatattttccaaaaattattcatagatttgataataataaatgcttGACATTGAAGACTTCATGCgtgtatgaattaatttaaatatttttttggtaagttaatttgcaattaatatttgcatttgcatttataatgaaattactTCAAATAGTGTCAAACGTTGTATAATTGAATCTGATATTGAAATTCGTTTGATTAAATTTCTCAAATTGGGATCTGTGACGTTGGGTATACATTGACTTGTTCTCCTATGGCATCGAGGTAAATTTTGTTAAGACGGATTTTAAAACCTTCGATATTAGAACATTTAACTGACCAATCCATTTAGAGTCATCTCGTAGCAAGAACAAGCGTTTATGCTCTGGCACTATCAAACCCAAATTTTATAGACTGCTTTGTTGATTAACATTATACATAAGAAGATGTACAAACTGTAATCTTAATAAGATATTTGACTTGCTTGAGGCATCATAAAAATGTGATcggaaagaatttttaattttctttggaaTAAGTGAAATTGGAAGTTTGTTTTGTTCTATCGTGTAAAAATGTCAAGTGAAATAAACTTTCTTCGTTACATCATTttcaacataatatttaataattttgcaaataaatatgtAGGTATAGATTTGCATACCGTTAGCCGTTAGTCTGGTTGCTTAGGgcactttatttaatattgtgtgAGATTTTATTGTCGCGTTGGTAGagattgtcaaaaaattattattttgatgttatttaaatttgcgaACCATTTGGGCAaagttatttagaaatttttttttgtctaataaTGATCGTTAGGCTGTTGAAAATGCCCTTAGTAACGGGAGATTATCATCAAATATAACGGAATTGACCCaagaaaaaaacagaaattttcgaGATTCAAATCTAAATATGCAGCATCAATTTGAatcacaatataattttttttttgtaaataatttgttgagGAATTTTTTTGAGGGCGTCGAGTAACCtggaaattttagaaatattgttGATACGGGAAAGTTAGGGAATTTCATGACATAATTATTGATTGTCTATCAActtgattaattttcattattaaattgaagggatataaaaaatcatttttccacGAAGTGGGCCGTTTAGGGAATTATATCATTTGCGTGCCTGTAACGCACTTACTTACAGATGATGTAAGATATAATGACATACATctattaatcattatttaatatttcttattatgttattaataacagtgtaggtatataaaatagAGCAACTTCTAGTCGGAGGTGAGCATGCAAAACATGACAATGAGATCTGTTGGCTAATTCCTTTATGGTTGaccctaaaaaattaaaaaatcattttcaccaGATTGAAAATTGTCCCGTAATCAGACAAAAATCTTCcacttcaataaaaattaatggagGTGGTTTCGGCTATTTACTATCTGACATTGTGGAATGGAACCAATCTGATATATGAGTTTTTGAGGGTGTCATGTGTAAAAATCAGTCAACCGATCTGGTTCCTCACGTTTGGTTACTCAATTTGATCCGAAACCCGATCTAAAGTACTCgtttgataacaaaacatatcaattattaaaatttaacttcaataggattttatttaattaagtttattttgttttgaacaaaagaattttaactcgacaaaatatgttaataaaatttaatgtttttgcttTGTGCTTTGTATTGATAATATACAGTGGAAACTGTTTATAGCGACAGATGTTGGAGTCCTGTAACTTCACGATGTTATTGTTGTCACATTTCGAATTTCGATTTATAGACCTTGCAATAAAGAACAATTTCctgtttcaaatttcaaatttcctgTTTCGAATTGATGGAAAGGTCCAGATGATTCAtggccaattttgataaaacggACTTTACTCAGTAGTTAAGAGTTCGTTGGTTTGCTAGGGTAATCGGTTATGCTATTTCACAGTAATTATATGTCAATGTGAGAAGCAAAT includes:
- the LOC123299825 gene encoding tafazzin isoform X2 — encoded protein: MGYSIDWIVPHLRKPSTKLWDIASSFTFVCVGIFTKIVIEWLNRTKIYNRHIIDNALDRPPNVPLITISNHHSCFDDPGLWGTLKIKHLFSRKTMRWSLAAHDICFTNTWHSYFFMLGKCIPVVRGDGVYQQAVDLCIERVKKGDWLHVFPEGKVNMTKETMRFKWGIGRIIYESEVPPIIVPIWHEGMDQVLPNEPPYVLRLGKKLTFNFGKPLDLTHLVKELRARNAPDVEARKTITDYIQDEMMKLKYETLKLHKDFVEAS
- the LOC123299825 gene encoding tafazzin isoform X1, with amino-acid sequence MGYSIDWIVPHLRKPSTKLWDIASSFTFVCVGIFTKIVIGVPITEWLNRTKIYNRHIIDNALDRPPNVPLITISNHHSCFDDPGLWGTLKIKHLFSRKTMRWSLAAHDICFTNTWHSYFFMLGKCIPVVRGDGVYQQAVDLCIERVKKGDWLHVFPEGKVNMTKETMRFKWGIGRIIYESEVPPIIVPIWHEGMDQVLPNEPPYVLRLGKKLTFNFGKPLDLTHLVKELRARNAPDVEARKTITDYIQDEMMKLKYETLKLHKDFVEAS